From Zea mays cultivar B73 chromosome 3, Zm-B73-REFERENCE-NAM-5.0, whole genome shotgun sequence:
ACCTCAAGATTCTCATCAGTAGTTTCAGGCATAGATGTGGATGAGGAACCACTATCAGAAACACATCCAGAGGAAGAAAATGTGCTTTCATCAAAAGTAACATCATGACTGACAATCACCTTCTTAGAATCAGCACACAATAAATGATATCCTTTGACACTAGAACCATAGCCAATAAAAGTGCATTTTTTTAGCTCTAGGCACTAGCTTCCCATTGTTAACATGAGCATAAGCAGGGCAACCAAAGATTCCGAGATTAGAATAATCAAATGGTTTACCTGTCCATACCTCTTCTGGAATTTTAAAATCAATAGCTGAATTGGGAGAGCGATTAATCAAATAGAAGGCAGCATTAGCAGCTTCCGTCCACAAACCATGCTTATCCTATAAACCAGCATTAGAAAGCATGCAACGAACACATTGTAGAATAGTATGATTCATTCTTTCAGCAACACCATTCTGCTGGGGAGTACCTGGAATAGTCTTGTGTCTAGCAATACCATGATTAGCACAAAGAGAATTAAACTAACTATTGCAAAACTCAAATCCATTGTCGGTTCTTAATTTCTTGATTTTTCTGTCAGTCTGATTTTCCACCAAAGCTTTCCATTGCTTGAATGCTGTAATGGCATCATTTTTATGCTTCAGAAAATAAACTCAGACTTTGCGAGAGAAATCATCAATAAACGTGATCATGTAATCACAACCTCCAATAGAAGAATGAGGAGCCCGACCCCAAAGATCAAAATGAATATAAACAAGAATACCTTTGGTGCAATAAGTAGATAAAGAGAAACTGACTTTCTTCTGTTTGCCAAATACACAATGTTCACAAAATTCCAATTTGCCAATATCATTTAAATAACCTTTCTTGTGCAAGAGATGTATACCTTTTTCACTCATATGTCCCAAGCGCATATGCCAAAGCTTGGTATTTGAAGTGTTGGATGCAATAGAAACAACTGCAGTACCTGTAACTGTGGAACCTTGCAAATAATATAGATTATTTATACGTTCAACCTTTAACACAACACGGTTGCCTTAAGAAACCTTAAGAACACCATTATCAGAAGAAAATTTGAATCCCATTGCTTCTAAGGTGCCCAAAGAAATAATATTCCTCTTCATTTTAGGAACATAGCAAACATTAGTGAGGGTCTTAAATGTGTCATCATGTACTTTAATTTGAACAAAACCAATTCTAGAAATTTCAAGTGGAGATTCATCACCAGTAATAACACCACCATCATGAACATGAGAATAATCAGAAAATCACTCTCGATGTGAGCAAATGTGAAAAGAGCAAGCTGAATCAACAACCCAAGCCATACGCTTTTCATCATTAGAACTGATCATAAGAGCTTCTCCACCATCACTATTTTCAACAATACTAGCCTCACAGCTGATTTATCAGCTTCCTTTTTCTTTTGCCTTTCTTCCTTATTTTTTAACTTAGGACACTGGGAGATCACATGATTATCATCTTTGCAATAACGACAAAAATTGTTGGGTATACGATCTCTTGACTTAGACCTTGATCTTAGTTTATTAGAACTGCCTGCTTGTTGAGTTCTACCTCGAACAATAAAACTTTCATCCTTAGACTCAGAACGAGAATCAACATCAAATTTTTCTTTGAATAATAAATTTGACTTAACATTCTCAAATGTCAGTGAAGTATGATTTTCATAGAGCATAATTTCCTTAAAATGCTTAAAAGAGGGGGGGCAACGAGACTACCAACAAAATTGTCTTATCTTCATCATCTATCTTCACATCCAATCTCTCAAGGTCGACACAAATAGAGTTAAATTCATTGAGATGTGATTGAATAGATGTACCTTCCGCTATATGAATAGTATAAAAGTGCTCTTTGAGACAGAGCTTATTAGCAAGACTCTTGGTCATATATAGCTCCTCCAATTTCTTTCACAATTCTGCCACATATTTTGCATTTATTACATCACGCATAACAACAAGAGATAAATTGAGTTGTAAGGCGGACAGAACTTTTTCATCAATATCCTCCCATTTATCATCAGTCATATCAGCAGGTCACGATTGCAACGCTTTTCGTACACATAACTGAgtaaaaacaaccttcatctgaATCTGCCAAATAGCAAAACTGATTTTGCCATCAAACTTCGAAATATCAAGTTTAATCGACATTTATAATTCGAAATTTAAAAATCCCAATGTGCAATATGATGAACACACGTAGCAAAGGAATAGAAAAATAATTGATCCTTTTATCCTTGAGAGATTTCTGCACAAACAAGTAGTACTTCTTGTGTGGGTGTCACGTTCCTTGTGTGAGATCTCAAGCAGCAGAAAAAGCACGAGTAGGCATGGCAATTCTGTCCGCAGGCACGGGTATCCGCGGGTTTCGTACCCGATGGGCATCGATACGGGTAAGAAATCTCGACCACGGGTAAGGATACGGACAACATTTCTCACCCGCGGGTAATTGACGGATATAAAATTTCGCCCGCGGGTATTACCCGTTACCCACTTAATTTACTAGCCCATCAAAATATCCCCATGCCACCGGCCCATAGGCCACAACCTAGTCGCCCACTCGCACTCGATTCCTAAATCCCTCAGTATGGTATATTCTGGCGCCCAGTTGGAACTATGTTCCTTGCCATTATATTATGTCTGTCAAGTTGTTGATGTTCTTGGTGAAACGAACATGACCACATGCTCGTATGGTATTTTCTGGCGAGTAACGGGTTGCCCGATATCCGCGGATACCCTGCGGGTATGGGCACGGGTCGAAAATTTTACCTGCAAGCTATCGCGGGCACGGGTAAGCACTAGAGGCGCGGATATGTTGGCGGGCGGGTAAATGGCTTACCCGCACTTTACCtgacccgctgccatccctaaGCACGAGCTACACTTTACGTGGCCGATGCTTGCGAAGGCACTGAGAAGACGTCTCCACAAGGTGCTGAGAAGACGTCGAGCACCTGCACCCACAGGAAGTAATCGAGATGAACCAATGAACGCGCCACACGAGAGACCACCACACAGATCCGGAGAATGGTGTCGTGACGGAGCTGATGCGATGAAGGCGGCCACAACCCTGGTAATAAATGGACGCCTACACCAAGGAAAACGAGAGCAGCGACGGCTCTCGCAGACGCACCCTGGCGGCGGCGGATTCCACACACAGGTGAAGTGATCTGTTGGAAAAAACAACCGACGGCGGCGGCTGAAAAACTGTGTCTAAACCatagttctgataccaattgttaggATCGTAGGTGGAAAAATAGGAGACACGGAGTTTAACGTGGAAAAAACTCTTCCAATGTGGAGGAGAAAAAAACCATACAAAAACAGATCTATTGTGGGTACAAGAGGACCTATTTATATAGGTAAAAGAGATATAGATAGAGTCACATAATCTTATCCGACAGTTCAGCTCCTCATGTAGAGGACACACCCTAATAAGCCAAACTAATTTTGATGAAGTTCATATTAACACACTTTTTCCGTGTGAACGCAATGCAATGCAAAACCAGCCAACCATGGAGTACTCATCCGTTGTTGGAGTACAGGAGTTGTCGTGCTTCTGAATTTGGAACCTCTAGAACCATCACTGTCATGTTTCCTAGACACAATTTTAGGGGGCCGAATCTGATGAGAGTGTGATCATCGCCGCGCGCGCGTGCAGGTGCAGCTGAGCTGAAACTCAAAGTGTAAAGAGGCCGTCCCGGGGAAGACGAATGGCAGACAGCCATAAAGCCCGCAACTAACCAGCATCCCATGAAGCGGATCGGGCGGGCGCGCATGAAAGGAAAGCGACGGGGGACCAACCGTGCGGCAACCATGAGTGCTGCGGACGTAACCGTCCGTAACCGTAGCAGGGGTAGTTAGTTTGTTCCCAACCACCACCCCCACCATGCGTGTTATTGCTACGCATGCTCAAGTCAGCAAGTTGCAGTCGCCAACGACGCTAGAAGAGTCAGGGGCGGATCCAAGGGGTGGGCAAGGTGGGCCATGGCCCCACCTCAATTTTTTTAACTCCTTATACCAAGATTTAGGTACACACTAAAATAAACAAATTTTTGTATAGTTAGCGTGGACAAATCTAATGAAAACTAAGTTTTGATCTATTTTTCTGCCGACGCTTCACTGCTCAGTCCACTCTTCACCTAAGCCATTTGATTCTCTTCCCTAGCGCAAGCCCAGTCGTAGCTCACTCGCTTCTTCGGTCATCGACTGACCAGTAAGTCGGTGACCTAATCCGCCCGCTGCAGCGCACCTTGCCTTCTCATCACTCATCAGCTTGTCGACTCGTCGGGATCCTGCAGACAATGTTGATATTTTGTCTCCTAGTCCGCACCAGCAGATGGGCAAGTTGTTGGTGGGACCGTGGCGTCACCTGTCCCTCGCTAACTCATTAGAGTCCCATCGCGCCGTTGCAACACGACAATGGGTGTCGCTTGCTGTCACCGTCATCTATCGCTACCTTGCTTCCTGCACTCGCTCCTCCTAGCTGTCGTCGTCTCACCAACGCCATCTCACGACAATTTCAATGATTCGCCAGAACAACGCGCCGATGCGGCTGCTCCGCCCTAGTGCCTCGTCCTCGGTCAGTCCACCTATTTTCTCTCTCTAGATCTCCTTTTGGTAGCCAAAAAGGTTTTTTGGTATTCATATCATTTTGGAAACACTAGATATTATCATTTAATATTCATGTTATTATCATTAATCTATATTTATGGTCTAGTCTATTGATTTGTCTCTTGCACTGTCGGCCCCACCTAGAATTTTGTTCTGCGTCCGCCACTGAGAAGAGTCGGTCCATATCGTAATAAAGCACGACCACCCTAATCTCCCGGGGGCAGGAACCCTTTCTCTTTACGTGTCGTGTGACAGCGGAGTCCATAGCAGACACGGACCCAACGGTCCTACTACCTCTATAGTATACAGGAATATACTATGCGGCGCGGTGTCGGTGACTGAGCTTTCCATTGCCCTCGCTTTTTTATGAGCCCCGCGCCCCCGCGCTTTGCTCCCTGCTGGCTGGCCAATAGGATCGCCCCTCCGTGCTCGGCTGTCAGTAAAGCAGACCCACTATTCTACTGTCTGATTGGTGCCTGCCTGCCTGAACACGGTGAAGGGTTGGAAAGCTGACTCTTCTCATCAATCCTCAAAACCAACGGAACGGCACTATCACCGGCTGCGTTTCTCGCTGACCACTTCGTCAGGACTGCTAATCATGCCGGGGCGGGGCCGCTGCTGGCGTGGGATTGGTCGAGTATCTATCAAGTCGTTGATCCTAGCTGTCATCGAATATTTTATGGGTGCATGCACGTAGTATATTTTTTGCATAAATGTTCGGGGGAACGAGCAAAATGCAGTAGTAGTGTTTTACAGAGGTTTTTTTTTCCTTTCTATTTCATGCTCACCGAGATTTCCGTCCTATTGAATGCGCCGCCACCGCCCATGTGGCCAGTCTGGGAATCGGGGTGAATCAATGGCAGGGAAGCAGCAAGGACGACGAAGCGAAGGACTCCAGGGAACGGAAGATACCCCAAATCAAAATCGCGTGGGTGTCTTGTCCTTGCGATATTCTTCCATTAAACACGCAACAGTTGTCCATCCCGTGCATTGCCAATTGCCATAGTACAGAGGTAGTATATTGCTAGACAGGGCAGAAGATTATTGTGTTGCCACAGCAACCAAACCATAGAACCTATCTCACTTGTCCTGAACAAAGGCTGCTTGCTGCCTGTGATCGGAAGATATGCTTGCAAAATCTTTGGGGTTTTGGTACCAGTCTCGAACAAGAAAACTTGTTCACCTCGAGAGGCAAGAAtgggaaaaaaagaaagaaagaaagaaatatgCCCAAGAACTGTTCTCCTGCCCGTTTCGAAACGCCTCGATGTAAAAAAAACTCTACTAGTTGACCTCGCTTCCTCCGAGGCACGATCCATGGCTATGGCTGAGGGCCAGCGGCGGTCTGGGCCCGGCCGGCACCAAACCAAAATTGGTGGGCACGCAAGCAGGGCAGGGCAACTGGGCGAGGTCTAGCCGTCTAGAAGGATTGCAAGTTGCAACTGACCAAGCAAAGAATCGCTATGATGTCAGTATTACTCTgacgaataataataataataataataataataatgaaacAGGAAATCACGGAGCTGGTTGTTGCGACTCGGATCCGCCGCTAACTTAATTACAATCACAATCGCACTGGTTCACGGTGGAATTTTCATCATCAGCTTGTAGTTTGTACACCAGTTGCTCACGAATCATGGATTCATGGAATTTACAGgaccagagagagagagaggcgaaTCCGGCTGGAATCAAGTGGGCGCCAACTCATGCATAACCCACAACCACCACCAATCATTCTCGTTAAATTCAAACGACAGGAGAAAACAAGCAATAGCATACAGGTACTGATAATTGATTAAAGGGACAGGGAGGGAGATGAACATTTTTTTTGGTGTGTCTCAAATCAACAACGGCGTGGGATTGACAGATATGAACCTCCTGTTTTCCGTCGGTGGACGCGTAGGCGGCGAGATCAGCCGCGGCAGCGTGTGATGGCGGTACAGCCGCGCGAGTAGGGGTTGGCCTGCCCGCCGGGGCGGCAGTTGTAGTAGGAGGCGCCCCGGACGGAGCAGGGCACGTTGTCCCTGCGCAGCGCGCCGTAGCTGAGGTAGCCGCCGCCCTGCAGCACCCGGCGCGCTACGGAGTCGCCGCCGGGGAAGCCGAACTCCTCGTCCTCCCCCGCGCCCACCACGCCGAGGTCCCAGCTCAGAGACGACGCCGGAACGTCGCCCGACCCCGACGCGCGGGCCAGCGCCGCCAGCGCGAGGACCAGGAGGAGGAGCGGGAGCAGCAGCGCGCGCGTCGGCCTCGCCATCGACGGCGGTGGATGGGGGATGGGGGATGGGgaatggaggaggaggaggcggggcaggggaGGGGAAAGAGGTTTGTGCTGTGTGCTCTGCTTTTGCTCGTGTGGGGTTTGGTACTCCGCTGGCTGCTATGGCGAAGGGatgcttctcttctctctcttggTTCCCTTCCCGTGGTTGGGTTTATagaggagagagaaaggggagaggggCTGGACCGCTAGAGGAGTAGAGAGGAGCGGAGGGATCAGGGATGGAATCGTGGAATGGAATGCAAATGCGGGTGTGTGCGTGACCTGCTCTGCacggccgcggccgcggccggTCCGGGCACCCTGCGTGTGCCGGTTTCCGTTACTAAACGCACCGGACCGGCAGGTTTCGTTCACGGTGCATTGTGTACCTTAGCCCGGCTCACGCTGTCACGCATGGTGGCATGAAGGCCATGACCGTTGCCTTTGTCTTCGGTGACAGTAAGCTTCATTGCACGGCCAAGTCTCATCTGCAGTTGCCATGGCCTTCCGTCACTCGGCAACTGAAGACACTCATATACCAAATCAGAAATTAAAGACACTTATGTCCACTGCGTTGTCGCTGAAACAAGCTGAAATTAAAGAACTTATGTCCACGGGACAAATAATAATTATTCCAGACGGAGACTGGTGCGACCCCTTTCGCTCTAATGTCG
This genomic window contains:
- the LOC100276849 gene encoding Rapid alkalinization factor 1 precursor, encoding MARPTRALLLPLLLLVLALAALARASGSGDVPASSLSWDLGVVGAGEDEEFGFPGGDSVARRVLQGGGYLSYGALRRDNVPCSVRGASYYNCRPGGQANPYSRGCTAITRCRG